The Elaeis guineensis isolate ETL-2024a chromosome 14, EG11, whole genome shotgun sequence genome has a segment encoding these proteins:
- the LOC105035629 gene encoding uncharacterized protein, whose translation MAMFVCLLVLLENLQANLVNALHNRLAVAFSLSCALLLFMFCPPFSKILHFFSPLVLSTAVCFVAVYMFVSSEKQAAREILLVNEGMAESRVYQIYDEVNFSIYNDRIKMGCFLLKSISAWDEDGERIIFAGRLEAGKSNGVFDDDVTSLEVDSLAEGLWNCYFGRCSKWYHTGSM comes from the coding sequence ATGGCCatgtttgtttgtcttcttgttctgtTGGAAAACCTGCAAGCTAATTTGGTGAATGCCCTGCACAATCGTCTTGCTGTTGCTTTCTCACTCTCTTGTGCCCTCCTTCTGTTCATGTTCTGCCCTCCGTTTTCGAAAATTCTgcactttttctctcctcttgtaCTTTCCACTGCAGTGTGTTTTGTGGCAGTTTATATGTTTGTATCATCTGAGAAACAAGCGGCGAGAGAGATCTTACTTGTCAATGAGGGAATGGCTGAATCCAGAGTATACCAAATCTATGATGAAGTGAACTTTAGCATATATAATGATCGCATCAAAATGGGCTGCTTTCTGTTGAAGTCAATTAGTGCATGGGATGAAGATGGGGAGAGAATAATATTTGCAGGAAGGCTAGAGGCAGGAAAAAGTAATGGTGTCTTTGATGACGATGTTACATCTCTCGAGGTGGATAGTCTAGCTGAAGGATTGTGGAATTGCTACTTTGGGAGATGCTCGAAATGGTACCACACAGGCAGTATGTGA